In one window of Camelus bactrianus isolate YW-2024 breed Bactrian camel chromosome 13, ASM4877302v1, whole genome shotgun sequence DNA:
- the AGTRAP gene encoding type-1 angiotensin II receptor-associated protein isoform X2: MELPAVNLKSRFPGSPKEPPTLEAGEAILLVHWLLTTWGCIVFSGPYAWANFTILALGVWAVAQRDSVDAISMFLGGLVVTVFLDVIHISIFYPRAGLSDTVRFSAGMAILSLLLKPFSCCLVYHMYRERGGFLGPSQDRSAYQTIASPEVPADPESRGSIPQGY, from the exons AGCAGATTCCCAGGTTCCCCAAAGGAGCCTCCAACCTTGGAAGCAGGAGAG GCGATCCTCCTGGTTCACTGGCTGCTGACAACCTG GGGCTGCATCGTGTTCTCAGGCCCCTACGCCTGGGCCAACTTTACCATCCTGGCCTTGGGCGTGTGGGCCGTTGCGCAGCGGGACTCCGTGGACGCCATAAGTATG TTTCTGGGTGGCTTGGTGGTCACCGTCTTCCTGGACGTCATTCACATCAGCATCTTCTACCCGAGAGCGGGCCTCTCGGACACGGTCCGCTTCAGTGCTGGCATGGCCATCCTCAGCCTGCTCCTCAAGCCGTTCTCCTGCTGCCTCGTCTACCACATGTACCGGGAGCGCGGGG GTTTCCTTGGACCGTCACAGGATCGCAGCGCCTACCAGACGATTGCCTCTCCAGAGGTGCCTGCTGACCCGGAGAGCAGGGGTTCCATTCCCCAAGGATACTGA
- the AGTRAP gene encoding type-1 angiotensin II receptor-associated protein isoform X1, producing MELPAVNLKSRFPGSPKEPPTLEAGEAILLVHWLLTTWGCIVFSGPYAWANFTILALGVWAVAQRDSVDAISMFLGGLVVTVFLDVIHISIFYPRAGLSDTVRFSAGMAILSLLLKPFSCCLVYHMYRERGGELLLHTGFLGPSQDRSAYQTIASPEVPADPESRGSIPQGY from the exons AGCAGATTCCCAGGTTCCCCAAAGGAGCCTCCAACCTTGGAAGCAGGAGAG GCGATCCTCCTGGTTCACTGGCTGCTGACAACCTG GGGCTGCATCGTGTTCTCAGGCCCCTACGCCTGGGCCAACTTTACCATCCTGGCCTTGGGCGTGTGGGCCGTTGCGCAGCGGGACTCCGTGGACGCCATAAGTATG TTTCTGGGTGGCTTGGTGGTCACCGTCTTCCTGGACGTCATTCACATCAGCATCTTCTACCCGAGAGCGGGCCTCTCGGACACGGTCCGCTTCAGTGCTGGCATGGCCATCCTCAGCCTGCTCCTCAAGCCGTTCTCCTGCTGCCTCGTCTACCACATGTACCGGGAGCGCGGGGGTGAGCTCCTGCTCCACACCG GTTTCCTTGGACCGTCACAGGATCGCAGCGCCTACCAGACGATTGCCTCTCCAGAGGTGCCTGCTGACCCGGAGAGCAGGGGTTCCATTCCCCAAGGATACTGA
- the AGTRAP gene encoding type-1 angiotensin II receptor-associated protein isoform X3, with the protein MELPAVNLKAILLVHWLLTTWGCIVFSGPYAWANFTILALGVWAVAQRDSVDAISMFLGGLVVTVFLDVIHISIFYPRAGLSDTVRFSAGMAILSLLLKPFSCCLVYHMYRERGGELLLHTGFLGPSQDRSAYQTIASPEVPADPESRGSIPQGY; encoded by the exons GCGATCCTCCTGGTTCACTGGCTGCTGACAACCTG GGGCTGCATCGTGTTCTCAGGCCCCTACGCCTGGGCCAACTTTACCATCCTGGCCTTGGGCGTGTGGGCCGTTGCGCAGCGGGACTCCGTGGACGCCATAAGTATG TTTCTGGGTGGCTTGGTGGTCACCGTCTTCCTGGACGTCATTCACATCAGCATCTTCTACCCGAGAGCGGGCCTCTCGGACACGGTCCGCTTCAGTGCTGGCATGGCCATCCTCAGCCTGCTCCTCAAGCCGTTCTCCTGCTGCCTCGTCTACCACATGTACCGGGAGCGCGGGGGTGAGCTCCTGCTCCACACCG GTTTCCTTGGACCGTCACAGGATCGCAGCGCCTACCAGACGATTGCCTCTCCAGAGGTGCCTGCTGACCCGGAGAGCAGGGGTTCCATTCCCCAAGGATACTGA
- the AGTRAP gene encoding type-1 angiotensin II receptor-associated protein isoform X4: protein MELPAVNLKAILLVHWLLTTWGCIVFSGPYAWANFTILALGVWAVAQRDSVDAISMFLGGLVVTVFLDVIHISIFYPRAGLSDTVRFSAGMAILSLLLKPFSCCLVYHMYRERGGFLGPSQDRSAYQTIASPEVPADPESRGSIPQGY from the exons GCGATCCTCCTGGTTCACTGGCTGCTGACAACCTG GGGCTGCATCGTGTTCTCAGGCCCCTACGCCTGGGCCAACTTTACCATCCTGGCCTTGGGCGTGTGGGCCGTTGCGCAGCGGGACTCCGTGGACGCCATAAGTATG TTTCTGGGTGGCTTGGTGGTCACCGTCTTCCTGGACGTCATTCACATCAGCATCTTCTACCCGAGAGCGGGCCTCTCGGACACGGTCCGCTTCAGTGCTGGCATGGCCATCCTCAGCCTGCTCCTCAAGCCGTTCTCCTGCTGCCTCGTCTACCACATGTACCGGGAGCGCGGGG GTTTCCTTGGACCGTCACAGGATCGCAGCGCCTACCAGACGATTGCCTCTCCAGAGGTGCCTGCTGACCCGGAGAGCAGGGGTTCCATTCCCCAAGGATACTGA